In Sphingomonas crocodyli, a genomic segment contains:
- a CDS encoding PAS domain-containing protein: MSSIFSPPPADRNMADAVRAFDWRATPLGARESWPVSLRTTVDLMLPSRFAMFVAWGPEQTFLYNDSYAPFLGARHGHALGRPMREVWPEISDDLGPLMDRALSGETVAVEDMPLTMTRNGYAEETWWSFSYSPLRDDDGNIVGVLDVAVDTTRKFTDARRIAEEAAKLIESETRFSALVRSTTDVIYQMSADWQEMRQLDGRGFLADTEAPSVRWLETYLPVEDRPGILEAIDEAVRTKKPFVLEHRVRQADGTIGWTLSRAVPILDAAGEIVEWFGTATDVTAARASRDALATSQEKLELATRAARMGQFDYWPQTGRLEWDVRCKELFGLNPDAAITYETAFLAGLHPDDRGGADAAVRASLDPNGNRLFDTEYRTIGIEDGIERHIHAQGIAMFDDDLPIRLIGTVQDVTADRTAQAALREVEQRLRLAGRATNDAVWDWDFRTNHVTWNIALEHAYGHRLAQVEPTGEWWLEHIHPDDRVRVHDSIHHVIDGDGTDWSDEYRFARADGSYADVFDRGYVLRDEAGAPQRMVGAMLDVSDRKAIERRLTEEVVETAAERDRAEEALRQSQKMEAVGQLTGGLAHDFNNLLTGISGALEMMQVRIAQGRVTELEKYSVAAHGAVRRAAALTHRLLAFSRRQTLDPKPTDVNKLIFGIEELIRRTVGPQVEVETVGKAGVWTTLVDPNQLENAIINLCINARDAMPDGGRITIETANKWLDQRAARERDLDPGQYVSICVTDTGTGMSADVVSHAFDPFFTTKPMGEGTGLGLSMIYGFARQSGGQVRIYTELGMGTTMCIYLPRHLANEGEDDVMDGVEPLATIGEAGSSANGCVLVVDDEPTVRMLVVEVAEELGYDVLEAFDGPSAMRLIQNHSGIDLLITDVGLPGGMNGRQVADAMLAQHPLLKILFITGYAENAVIGNGQLSPNMALVTKPFAMDALAQKIREIMA; this comes from the coding sequence ATGAGCTCGATCTTTTCGCCGCCGCCGGCCGACCGGAACATGGCCGACGCCGTGCGCGCCTTCGATTGGCGTGCCACCCCTTTGGGTGCGCGCGAAAGCTGGCCAGTCTCGCTGCGCACGACCGTCGATCTCATGCTCCCGTCGCGCTTTGCGATGTTCGTCGCCTGGGGGCCGGAGCAGACCTTTCTGTACAACGATTCCTACGCGCCCTTTCTGGGCGCGCGCCACGGCCATGCTCTGGGCAGGCCGATGCGCGAGGTCTGGCCCGAAATCTCGGACGATCTCGGCCCGCTGATGGACAGGGCGCTGTCCGGTGAGACCGTCGCGGTCGAGGACATGCCGCTCACCATGACCCGCAACGGCTATGCCGAAGAGACGTGGTGGAGCTTCTCCTACAGCCCATTGCGCGATGATGATGGCAACATCGTCGGCGTCCTCGACGTCGCGGTCGATACCACGCGCAAGTTTACCGACGCGCGCCGGATCGCCGAGGAGGCGGCCAAGCTCATCGAGAGCGAAACGCGCTTCAGCGCTTTGGTTCGCTCGACCACCGACGTGATCTATCAGATGAGCGCCGACTGGCAGGAGATGCGCCAGCTCGACGGCCGCGGCTTCCTCGCCGATACCGAGGCGCCCTCGGTCCGCTGGCTCGAAACCTACCTGCCGGTCGAGGACAGGCCGGGCATCCTCGAGGCGATCGACGAGGCTGTCCGCACCAAGAAACCCTTCGTCCTCGAGCATCGCGTGCGCCAGGCCGATGGAACGATCGGCTGGACACTCTCACGCGCTGTCCCGATCCTCGATGCGGCAGGCGAGATCGTCGAATGGTTCGGCACCGCCACCGATGTGACCGCCGCGCGTGCCTCGCGCGATGCGCTTGCGACCAGCCAGGAAAAGCTCGAACTCGCGACCCGCGCGGCGCGCATGGGCCAGTTCGACTATTGGCCGCAGACCGGGCGGCTCGAATGGGACGTGCGGTGCAAGGAGCTGTTCGGGCTGAACCCCGATGCCGCGATCACCTATGAGACCGCCTTCCTCGCGGGGCTTCATCCCGACGATCGGGGCGGGGCCGATGCGGCGGTCCGCGCTTCGCTCGATCCGAACGGCAATCGCCTGTTCGACACCGAATATCGCACGATCGGGATCGAGGACGGGATCGAACGGCATATCCATGCCCAGGGCATCGCGATGTTCGACGACGATCTGCCCATCCGCCTGATCGGCACGGTGCAGGACGTGACGGCGGATCGCACGGCCCAGGCGGCTCTGCGCGAAGTCGAGCAACGGCTTCGGCTGGCAGGCCGGGCAACCAACGACGCGGTGTGGGATTGGGATTTCCGCACCAATCACGTCACCTGGAACATCGCGCTCGAACATGCCTATGGCCACAGGCTCGCGCAGGTCGAGCCGACCGGCGAATGGTGGCTCGAACATATCCACCCAGACGATCGGGTCCGCGTCCATGACAGCATCCATCATGTGATCGATGGTGACGGCACCGACTGGAGCGACGAATATCGCTTCGCCCGAGCGGACGGCAGCTACGCCGATGTCTTCGACCGCGGCTATGTGCTGCGTGACGAGGCGGGCGCCCCGCAACGCATGGTCGGCGCGATGCTCGATGTCTCCGATCGCAAGGCGATCGAGCGGCGGTTGACCGAGGAAGTCGTCGAAACCGCCGCCGAACGCGATCGCGCCGAAGAAGCGCTGCGCCAGTCGCAGAAGATGGAGGCCGTCGGCCAGCTCACCGGCGGCCTGGCGCATGACTTCAACAATCTGCTGACCGGCATCTCCGGCGCGCTGGAGATGATGCAGGTGCGTATCGCTCAGGGGCGCGTGACCGAACTGGAGAAATATTCGGTCGCGGCCCACGGCGCGGTGCGGCGCGCGGCGGCGCTTACCCATCGCCTGCTCGCTTTCTCACGCCGGCAGACGCTCGATCCCAAGCCGACCGACGTCAACAAGCTGATCTTCGGGATCGAGGAACTGATCCGCCGCACGGTGGGGCCGCAGGTCGAGGTGGAGACCGTCGGCAAGGCGGGCGTGTGGACCACCTTGGTCGATCCCAACCAGCTGGAAAACGCGATCATCAACCTGTGCATCAACGCGCGCGACGCGATGCCCGACGGTGGGCGGATCACGATCGAGACCGCGAACAAGTGGCTCGATCAGCGTGCGGCGCGCGAACGCGATCTCGATCCCGGCCAATATGTCTCGATCTGCGTGACCGATACCGGCACGGGCATGAGCGCCGATGTGGTCAGCCATGCCTTCGATCCGTTCTTCACCACCAAGCCGATGGGCGAGGGGACCGGCCTTGGCCTGTCGATGATCTACGGCTTTGCGCGGCAATCGGGCGGGCAGGTTCGGATCTATACCGAGCTAGGCATGGGCACGACGATGTGCATCTACCTGCCCCGTCACCTCGCAAACGAAGGCGAGGACGACGTGATGGACGGCGTCGAGCCGCTCGCGACGATCGGAGAAGCAGGTTCATCGGCCAATGGCTGCGTGCTGGTCGTCGATGACGAACCGACCGTGCGGATGCTTGTCGTCGAGGTGGCCGAAGAACTTGGCTATGATGTGCTGGAGGCGTTCGACGGTCCCAGCGCGATGCGGCTGATCCAGAACCATTCGGGCATCGATCTTCTGATCACCGATGTCGGCCTGCCGGGTGGCATGAACGGCCGTCAGGTGGCGGACGCGATGCTCGCGCAGCATCCGCTGCTCAAGATCCTTTTCATCACCGGCTATGCCGAAAATGCTGTGATCGGGAATGGCCAGCTGTCGCCCAATATGGCCCTAGTGACCAAGCCTTTCGCGATGGATGCTCTGGCGCAGAAAATCCGCGAGATCATGGCGTGA
- a CDS encoding pyridoxamine 5'-phosphate oxidase family protein, whose amino-acid sequence MADAQTLKEHLWKKLTDGPFMMVGLTGSGQHSEPLTVQLDKDQVDRLYFFIGRDNRLAAGGAAMAQFVSKGHDFFACLSGTAQIDQDRAMIDKLWSKAAEAWFPGGKNDPNLALLRFDIADAELWESDVSLGGKLKMLFGGTIKPSEAGSHAKVASTAV is encoded by the coding sequence ATGGCCGATGCACAGACGCTGAAGGAACATCTCTGGAAGAAATTGACCGATGGCCCCTTCATGATGGTGGGCCTGACAGGTTCGGGCCAGCATAGCGAACCGCTGACGGTGCAGCTCGACAAGGATCAGGTCGATCGGCTCTATTTCTTCATCGGCCGCGACAATCGGCTGGCGGCCGGTGGGGCCGCGATGGCGCAGTTCGTGTCCAAGGGGCATGATTTCTTCGCCTGCCTGTCGGGCACCGCGCAGATCGATCAGGATCGCGCGATGATCGACAAGCTGTGGTCGAAGGCCGCCGAAGCCTGGTTCCCGGGCGGCAAGAACGATCCGAACCTCGCGCTGCTGCGCTTCGACATTGCCGATGCCGAATTGTGGGAATCGGATGTGTCGCTGGGCGGCAAGCTGAAGATGCTGTTCGGCGGCACGATCAAGCCGAGCGAAGCGGGCAGCCATGCCAAGGTGGCATCGACCGCGGTCTGA
- a CDS encoding MFS transporter produces MTEAAQAQARHPRAWVALAILFMLVVLAYVDRMTIVLMVEPIKHDLGISDVQISYLQGLAFALCFALAGPPLAWVADRYSRVQVIFWGVAIWSLATMASGMTSSYSQLLGARFLVGVGEAALMPAAFSLLADLFPYRQRALAFGIVSAGAAVGGAAAMAGGGYLLQAASRAGTLILPVIGEVQPWQLVFIAAGLPGIAMAALVFLIPDVRGGIGLDVAEKQPSQPALLGWVRTNTRFVLLFSLAVTLLCAIAYGITNWAPSFFVRSYGLQIVDFAFALAVIQLIAGVAGYVGGGHIADRLTLRGFANAPYVYLAGVSILLLVAGLGAFTLRAGPAVSLAFLALFHLVLPYTGIVAAELQLAAPRHLRAQVIALVTAIYTLFGMVIGPTSIAWLTEHALGDAGQLATALTIATATFCPLALLSLLLSRKAASTAIATTRAVENGR; encoded by the coding sequence ATGACGGAAGCGGCTCAGGCCCAGGCGCGGCACCCGCGCGCCTGGGTGGCACTGGCGATTTTGTTCATGCTCGTCGTGCTGGCCTATGTCGACCGGATGACGATCGTGCTGATGGTCGAACCCATCAAGCACGATCTGGGGATCAGCGACGTCCAGATCAGCTATCTGCAAGGCCTAGCCTTCGCCCTGTGCTTTGCGCTGGCGGGGCCGCCGCTCGCGTGGGTGGCCGATCGCTACAGCCGGGTTCAGGTGATCTTCTGGGGCGTGGCGATCTGGTCGCTGGCGACAATGGCGTCAGGAATGACCAGCAGCTATTCGCAGCTGCTGGGCGCGCGCTTCCTCGTCGGTGTCGGGGAAGCGGCATTGATGCCCGCCGCCTTCTCGCTTCTGGCCGATCTGTTTCCTTATCGGCAGCGGGCGCTCGCCTTCGGGATCGTTTCGGCGGGTGCTGCGGTGGGCGGGGCCGCGGCGATGGCGGGCGGCGGTTATCTCCTGCAGGCCGCCAGCCGTGCCGGTACGCTGATCCTCCCCGTGATCGGCGAAGTGCAACCCTGGCAGCTCGTTTTCATCGCCGCCGGCCTGCCCGGAATCGCGATGGCAGCGTTGGTGTTCCTGATCCCGGATGTGCGCGGCGGCATCGGGCTTGATGTGGCTGAAAAACAGCCTTCACAGCCGGCGCTTCTGGGCTGGGTTCGAACCAACACGCGGTTTGTGCTGCTGTTCTCGCTGGCGGTCACTCTGCTGTGCGCCATCGCTTATGGAATAACGAACTGGGCACCCAGCTTCTTCGTGCGAAGCTACGGTCTCCAGATCGTCGACTTCGCCTTTGCGCTTGCGGTGATCCAGTTGATCGCCGGTGTCGCCGGTTATGTCGGCGGCGGCCATATCGCCGATCGGCTGACGCTGCGCGGCTTCGCGAACGCGCCTTATGTCTATCTCGCAGGCGTCTCGATCCTTCTGCTCGTCGCGGGGCTGGGGGCGTTCACGCTGCGCGCCGGACCGGCGGTTTCGCTAGCCTTCCTGGCTCTCTTCCATCTCGTGCTGCCCTATACAGGCATCGTAGCCGCTGAACTTCAGCTCGCTGCGCCCCGTCACTTGCGGGCGCAGGTGATCGCGCTCGTCACCGCGATCTATACGCTGTTCGGCATGGTGATCGGCCCGACGAGCATCGCGTGGCTGACCGAGCATGCTCTGGGCGATGCGGGGCAATTGGCAACGGCGCTGACGATCGCCACGGCTACCTTCTGTCCGCTCGCCCTCCTATCACTTCTCCTGTCGCGAAAGGCAGCATCGACTGCGATTGCGACGACCCGGGCGGTGGAAAACGGGCGCTGA
- a CDS encoding TonB-dependent receptor, with translation MKRSFAHFMGNAAVICGAMACGTVAAAQDATPSIADQNSADVAEIIVSAQRRDERARDVPISLTVQSGADLEAKGVTQLRELETVTPGLSTARNGNNFQPAIRGVTSVDSNPGNDSNISLYIDGVYRPNATANFIDLPDVDRVEVLKGPQGTLFGRNATGGAIRIQTRRPTYDLTGDVVASYGRFDDKMVRGFVSVPIADQVAALSLSGLYQKSDGYLRDAITGARFGGVDAKLVRAKLLLEPTDTLTLLISGEYSDRKDDNAGSQPLNGNTAGRGLPGVEIPATPYAIANNRLTGTQQDLGGIHNKSAIVSAEAGLDLGFATLTSLTSYSHYNLYSQSEADFTNAPVSIFYTTSFQRTFNQELNLSSNGGGPLKWVAGLFYYDDSARYDPLAVISPTSATNIYGKQDTKAYAAFGEVTYTLAPRLTMIAGLRYSHEKRTLYGTFNTGTFPELADRSFDSFTPRISARYEVTNDTNVYATYSKGFKSGGFTVSSLATAGFAPEKLDAYEVGIKSAPSRSFSVNAAGYYYKYSNQQVQAAVTLPNGAIVGQTINAASSNIYGIELDAVARPSRELTISGTFSWLHARFDDFRNAIVQQPRRVGGVIANNGNVQTVINASGNPLIRSPDFTVSATVDYVKPIGTDEVGVSATVYMSDKFSYTFDNRVRQPSYQTVNARAFWRSANGLELAVWGKNLTDTLYYQGASVLPGGDGIFFAPPRTYGVEARFHF, from the coding sequence ATGAAACGGAGCTTCGCGCACTTCATGGGCAACGCCGCCGTCATTTGCGGCGCAATGGCTTGCGGGACCGTCGCTGCTGCACAGGACGCCACGCCCTCGATCGCCGATCAGAACAGCGCAGACGTTGCCGAGATCATCGTCTCCGCGCAGCGGCGCGACGAACGGGCGCGCGACGTGCCGATTTCGCTGACCGTGCAGAGCGGCGCGGATCTCGAGGCCAAAGGCGTCACCCAATTGCGCGAACTCGAGACCGTCACGCCGGGGTTGAGCACTGCGCGCAACGGCAACAATTTCCAACCGGCGATCCGCGGCGTTACCTCGGTCGACAGCAATCCCGGTAACGATTCCAACATATCGCTGTATATCGACGGCGTGTATCGCCCGAACGCGACGGCGAACTTCATCGATCTTCCCGACGTGGATCGCGTCGAGGTGCTCAAGGGGCCGCAAGGCACATTGTTCGGGCGAAACGCGACGGGCGGCGCGATCCGCATCCAGACGCGGCGCCCGACCTATGATCTGACCGGCGATGTGGTGGCGAGCTATGGCCGCTTCGACGACAAGATGGTGCGCGGCTTCGTCAGCGTGCCGATCGCCGATCAGGTCGCGGCCCTGAGCCTGAGCGGCCTCTATCAAAAGAGCGACGGCTATCTGCGTGATGCCATTACCGGCGCCCGGTTCGGCGGTGTCGATGCGAAACTGGTCCGGGCCAAGCTGCTGCTCGAACCCACCGATACGCTGACGTTGCTGATCTCGGGCGAATATAGCGATCGGAAGGATGATAATGCGGGCAGCCAGCCGTTGAATGGCAATACCGCCGGGCGCGGACTGCCGGGTGTCGAGATCCCCGCCACCCCCTATGCAATCGCCAACAACCGCCTGACCGGCACGCAGCAGGATCTGGGCGGCATCCACAACAAGAGCGCGATCGTCAGCGCGGAGGCGGGGCTGGATCTCGGCTTTGCGACGCTGACGTCGCTGACCAGCTACAGCCACTATAACCTCTATTCGCAATCGGAGGCGGATTTCACCAACGCACCGGTTTCGATCTTCTACACCACCTCGTTCCAGCGGACGTTCAACCAGGAACTGAACCTGTCGTCCAATGGCGGCGGGCCGCTCAAGTGGGTGGCCGGCCTGTTCTATTATGACGACAGCGCCCGCTACGATCCGTTGGCGGTCATCAGCCCGACAAGCGCCACCAATATCTACGGCAAGCAGGATACGAAGGCCTATGCGGCGTTCGGCGAGGTCACCTACACGCTCGCCCCGCGCCTGACGATGATCGCCGGACTGCGTTACAGCCATGAAAAGCGCACACTATACGGCACCTTCAATACGGGCACTTTTCCCGAACTGGCCGATCGCTCGTTCGACAGCTTCACGCCGCGGATCAGCGCGCGATACGAAGTCACGAACGACACGAATGTGTACGCGACCTACAGCAAGGGCTTTAAGAGCGGGGGCTTCACGGTCAGTTCGCTGGCCACCGCCGGTTTCGCGCCCGAAAAGCTCGACGCCTATGAAGTCGGTATCAAGTCTGCGCCCTCGCGCAGCTTCTCGGTCAACGCGGCAGGCTATTATTACAAATATTCGAACCAGCAGGTGCAGGCCGCGGTGACGCTGCCAAACGGTGCGATCGTCGGCCAGACGATCAACGCCGCATCGTCCAACATCTACGGTATCGAGCTTGATGCCGTCGCGCGGCCGAGCCGCGAACTCACGATCTCCGGTACCTTCTCGTGGCTTCACGCGCGCTTCGATGATTTCCGTAACGCGATCGTGCAGCAGCCGCGCAGGGTAGGGGGCGTGATCGCCAATAATGGCAACGTCCAGACCGTCATCAACGCGAGCGGTAACCCGCTGATCCGTTCGCCCGACTTCACCGTGTCGGCCACCGTCGACTATGTGAAGCCCATCGGAACGGACGAAGTCGGCGTGAGCGCGACGGTCTATATGTCCGACAAATTCTCCTACACGTTCGACAATCGGGTCCGTCAGCCGTCCTATCAGACCGTCAATGCGCGCGCCTTCTGGCGATCGGCGAACGGGCTGGAACTGGCGGTGTGGGGCAAGAACCTGACCGACACGCTCTACTACCAGGGGGCAAGCGTCCTGCCCGGCGGTGACGGCATCTTCTTCGCGCCGCCGCGCACCTATGGCGTCGAAGCCCGCTTCCACTTCTGA
- a CDS encoding LLM class flavin-dependent oxidoreductase yields the protein MTKRQMRLSGFCQGNGSYHQAGWRHPDARPEHGSSYDLWVETAKKMEAAKFDMMFVADIISPPDAEQPDIFPFNSAADRLEPMTWLAGLAAHTKHLGLAGTIATSYRPPYDVARELASLDLISGGRAAWNIVTGIAPEDATQYADQVFPPQADRYEKGEEFVDVVLKLWASVEPGAFRRDKQSGTYTDAEKVHLIRHAGRFFNVRGPLGIEPSPQRRPVLAQAGQSEEGRRLAARVGEIIFTAQSDFTAAKAYYDDIRSRASALGRNPDHVKILPGCMVITGESRAEADEKWAQLNELIDLRPARTRLQMALKFVDLSDLPLDAPFPEMPPEAVISRGMNHVEAARREGLSLREVLIRSSASNAHLVVRGTAADVVDQMEHWFTGGACDGFNLMPAVMPTSLDDFIAAVLPELRRRELFRTEYEGTTLRANLGLPADPIPLRH from the coding sequence ATGACGAAACGTCAAATGCGGCTGAGCGGCTTTTGTCAGGGCAATGGCAGCTATCATCAGGCGGGCTGGCGGCATCCGGACGCGCGACCCGAACATGGTTCCAGCTATGATCTTTGGGTCGAGACCGCAAAAAAGATGGAGGCCGCGAAGTTCGACATGATGTTCGTCGCTGACATCATTTCACCGCCTGATGCGGAACAGCCAGACATCTTCCCGTTCAACAGCGCCGCGGATCGCCTAGAGCCGATGACGTGGCTCGCGGGGCTGGCCGCGCATACGAAGCATCTTGGCCTCGCCGGGACCATCGCGACCTCCTATCGCCCCCCTTATGATGTCGCCCGCGAACTCGCCTCCCTCGATCTGATCAGCGGGGGCCGCGCGGCGTGGAATATTGTAACCGGCATCGCGCCCGAGGATGCGACCCAATATGCGGATCAGGTCTTTCCGCCTCAGGCCGATCGCTATGAAAAGGGCGAGGAATTCGTCGATGTCGTCCTGAAGCTGTGGGCCAGCGTCGAACCCGGTGCCTTTCGTCGCGACAAGCAGTCGGGAACCTATACCGACGCCGAGAAGGTTCACCTGATCCGCCACGCGGGCCGCTTCTTCAACGTCCGCGGGCCGCTGGGTATCGAGCCTTCGCCGCAGCGGCGCCCCGTCCTTGCCCAGGCGGGGCAATCCGAAGAAGGACGCAGGCTTGCGGCGCGGGTTGGCGAGATCATCTTCACGGCGCAATCCGATTTCACGGCCGCAAAGGCTTATTATGACGATATTCGCTCGCGCGCTTCGGCGCTGGGGCGCAACCCGGATCATGTGAAGATCCTGCCCGGATGCATGGTGATCACCGGCGAAAGCCGCGCGGAAGCCGATGAGAAGTGGGCGCAGCTGAACGAACTCATCGATCTCCGGCCCGCGCGGACGCGATTGCAGATGGCGTTGAAGTTCGTCGACCTGTCGGATCTGCCGCTCGACGCACCATTTCCCGAAATGCCGCCGGAGGCCGTCATCAGCCGGGGCATGAACCATGTCGAGGCCGCCCGCCGCGAAGGCCTCAGCCTGCGTGAGGTGCTGATCCGGTCGTCGGCAAGCAATGCGCATCTCGTTGTCCGCGGCACGGCCGCCGATGTCGTCGACCAGATGGAGCATTGGTTCACTGGTGGGGCATGCGACGGCTTCAACCTGATGCCAGCCGTGATGCCGACCTCGCTGGATGATTTCATCGCCGCTGTTCTTCCCGAGCTACGGCGGCGCGAACTGTTTCGGACCGAATATGAAGGGACGACATTGCGCGCCAATCTGGGCTTGCCGGCGGATCCCATTCCCCTGCGTCACTAA
- a CDS encoding AraC family transcriptional regulator produces MTGKADAPLPSLSGVLNRINLLGADWVRIRVAPGEGFTMPAGDHCAVHFVTRGQLQLQVDQDPPMRLRAGATAILPRGQRHSLRSDGATSLRRLDCFDDAKDADIPRLIDVGSAKGDDAAIVLSAQLHVDWPAALPRPQALPAVLLGTRTYDEERPAAETAARALDLTARRPGAMACLSRFAELLLVRELRDVLLEHPELFHSRDEITAAMVRAIEAVRMKPGHSWTVERLARYVAMSRSTFAAAFKDFYQRGPMEVVTEQRMEIAARMLRESNLRVKAIAAKVGYSSDTAFLRRFTAHFGVPPSAYKRDIGGGEDASPTDWIGLLG; encoded by the coding sequence ATGACCGGGAAGGCAGACGCCCCCCTGCCGTCGCTTTCGGGCGTGCTCAATCGCATCAACCTGCTCGGCGCGGATTGGGTGCGTATCCGGGTCGCGCCAGGCGAAGGTTTCACGATGCCGGCCGGCGATCATTGCGCGGTGCATTTCGTGACGCGCGGACAGCTGCAGTTGCAGGTGGATCAGGATCCGCCGATGCGTCTCCGGGCGGGCGCCACCGCCATATTGCCGCGAGGGCAACGCCATAGCTTGCGTTCCGACGGCGCGACATCGCTGCGCCGTCTCGATTGCTTCGATGATGCCAAGGATGCGGATATCCCGCGCCTGATCGATGTGGGATCGGCGAAGGGGGACGATGCCGCGATCGTGCTGAGCGCGCAGCTTCATGTCGACTGGCCGGCCGCTCTGCCACGGCCGCAGGCGTTGCCCGCCGTGTTGCTGGGCACCCGGACCTATGACGAGGAACGCCCCGCGGCTGAAACGGCCGCCCGCGCGCTGGATCTCACCGCGCGACGCCCCGGTGCGATGGCCTGTCTTTCGCGCTTTGCCGAACTGCTTCTTGTCCGCGAACTGCGTGACGTCCTGCTGGAACATCCCGAACTGTTCCACTCCCGCGACGAGATCACCGCGGCGATGGTTCGCGCCATCGAGGCCGTGCGGATGAAGCCGGGTCATTCGTGGACGGTGGAACGGCTCGCGCGCTATGTCGCGATGTCTCGATCGACCTTCGCTGCAGCGTTCAAGGACTTCTATCAGCGCGGCCCGATGGAAGTCGTAACCGAACAACGCATGGAAATCGCCGCCAGGATGCTGCGCGAAAGCAACCTGCGGGTGAAGGCGATCGCGGCAAAGGTAGGCTATAGTTCCGACACGGCCTTTCTGCGGCGCTTCACCGCGCATTTCGGCGTGCCCCCGTCGGCCTATAAACGCGACATTGGGGGCGGTGAGGATGCAAGCCCGACCGACTGGATCGGCTTGCTGGGCTAG
- a CDS encoding class II aldolase/adducin family protein, whose protein sequence is MEKSPVTPIHRTSDHAMSEVEWRTRVDLAAFYRLVDHFGWTDLIYNHLSARIPDATNTYLVNRYGLMFEEITASNLITVDAESGAVLPRPGSAGAERNEAVHVLHGSVLRSRPDLMCLAHVHTPAIMAVSAMEGGLFPITQTAMGLMGLLGYHDYGFDDAACDRLVHDFATADIVILRNHGVLIGGTTIAEAFVHLHNFEFACKAQVAAVANRDGCIVPPKSVLEQHVAVVDRWMERAGGPRDGRECIEWQACLRMLERRGIDYAI, encoded by the coding sequence ATGGAAAAATCGCCAGTCACACCGATACATCGAACGTCAGATCACGCGATGAGCGAAGTGGAATGGCGCACGCGTGTCGACCTTGCCGCCTTTTATCGGCTTGTCGATCATTTCGGGTGGACCGACCTGATATATAACCATCTTTCGGCCCGGATTCCGGATGCGACCAATACCTATCTGGTCAATCGCTACGGGTTGATGTTCGAAGAGATTACCGCCTCGAACCTGATCACCGTCGATGCGGAAAGTGGCGCGGTATTGCCCCGGCCGGGTAGCGCGGGGGCGGAGCGCAACGAGGCCGTCCATGTTCTGCACGGAAGCGTGCTGCGGAGCCGTCCCGATCTGATGTGCCTCGCGCATGTTCATACGCCCGCGATCATGGCGGTGTCGGCGATGGAAGGGGGGCTGTTTCCGATCACGCAGACGGCGATGGGATTGATGGGGCTGCTCGGCTATCACGATTATGGTTTCGACGATGCCGCGTGCGATCGTCTGGTCCATGATTTCGCGACGGCCGACATCGTGATCCTGCGCAATCATGGCGTGCTCATCGGAGGTACAACGATCGCCGAGGCGTTCGTCCACCTTCACAATTTCGAGTTCGCCTGCAAGGCGCAGGTCGCTGCGGTGGCGAACAGGGACGGGTGCATCGTCCCGCCCAAATCGGTGCTCGAACAGCATGTCGCCGTGGTCGATCGCTGGATGGAGCGCGCGGGCGGGCCGCGTGATGGGCGCGAATGCATCGAGTGGCAGGCCTGTCTGCGCATGTTGGAACGGCGCGGGATCGACTATGCGATCTAG
- a CDS encoding glutathione S-transferase family protein, producing the protein MKLYHHPLSGHSHRARLFLSLLGLPHELVEVDLKSGAHKTPDFLAKNPFGQVPALEDRDIIVADSNAILVYLAKKAGRTDWLPETPFEAAAVQRWLSVAAGEIAYGPAAARLITVFGAPYNADEVIARAHVILAKIELHLAHRDWLAADGPTIADVAIYSYVARAPEGNVDLSGYPAVKALLRRIEALPGFVPFVKTPVGLAAAA; encoded by the coding sequence ATGAAGCTCTACCATCATCCGCTGTCGGGCCATTCGCACCGTGCCCGCCTGTTCCTCTCGCTGCTCGGGCTGCCGCACGAACTGGTCGAGGTCGATCTGAAGTCGGGAGCCCACAAGACGCCCGACTTTCTCGCCAAGAACCCATTCGGGCAGGTTCCCGCGCTCGAGGATCGCGACATCATCGTCGCGGATTCCAATGCGATCCTCGTCTATCTCGCGAAGAAGGCCGGGCGCACCGACTGGTTGCCTGAAACGCCGTTCGAGGCGGCCGCTGTCCAGCGCTGGCTCTCGGTCGCGGCGGGCGAGATCGCTTATGGTCCGGCGGCTGCGCGGCTCATCACCGTGTTCGGTGCGCCCTATAATGCCGATGAGGTGATCGCCCGCGCTCATGTCATTCTGGCGAAGATCGAACTCCATCTCGCCCATCGCGACTGGCTGGCCGCCGACGGGCCTACGATCGCCGATGTCGCGATCTACAGCTATGTGGCGCGCGCGCCGGAGGGCAATGTCGATCTGTCGGGCTATCCGGCGGTGAAGGCGCTTCTGCGCCGGATCGAAGCACTGCCGGGCTTCGTGCCTTTCGTCAAAACGCCCGTCGGCCTCGCCGCGGCCGCATGA